Proteins from a single region of Solanum stenotomum isolate F172 unplaced genomic scaffold, ASM1918654v1 scaffold3743, whole genome shotgun sequence:
- the LOC125852612 gene encoding protein RTE1-HOMOLOG: MVPEVDPEHALMIEENYPNPMLIDPKRDHFPCCIVWSPLPVLSWFIPFIGHIGICREDGVILDFAGPNFVSVDNFTFGAPTRYFQVSREQCCCLSPYSAEPTGEYVENHNESGSNVDTWESAIRKSIQEFQHQSYSIFTCNCHSFVANGLNRLGFQAGGWNVVNLAIFIFLKGRWVNKTAMVKTYLPPLVVLGFGLIFGGGTFLTYLLIFMFVLIGWFLLGTYCFKKLIHV, encoded by the exons ATGGTTCCTGAAGTAGATCCAGAACATGCTCTGATGATTGAAGAAAATTATCCGAATCCAATGCTAATTGATCCAAAAAGAGACCACTTTCCGTGCTGCATTGTATGGTCACCACTTCCTGTCTTGTCTTGGTTTATCCCCTTTATTGGGCATATAGGGATTTGCAGGGAGGATGGCGTGATCTTGGACTTTGCAGGGCCAAACTTTGTTTCTGTTGACAATTTTACATTTGGGGCACCAACTCGCTATTTCCAAGTAAGCAGAGAGCAG TGCTGCTGCCTTTCTCCTTATTCAGCTGAACCTACGGGTGAATATGTCGAGAACCATAATGAATCTGGAAGCAATGTTGACACATGGGAATCTGCCATAAGAAAGAGCATTCAAGAATTCCAACACCAATCTTACAGCATTTTCACTTGCAACTGCCACTCTTTTGTAGCTAATGGTTTGAACAGGCTGGGGTTTCAGGCTGGTGGATGGAATGTAGTCAACCTggctattttcatttttctcaagGGACGTTGGGTAAATAAAACAGCTATGGTTAAAACCTATTTACCGCCTCTCGTTGTGCTTGGATTTGGACTAATCTTTGGAGGAGGGACTTTCCTTACTTACCTGTTGATTTTCATGTTTGTTCTTATCGGTTGGTTTCTCCTTGGCACATATTGTTTCAAGAAGTTGATCCATGTGTAG